In the genome of Longimicrobium sp., the window GGCCGACGCTCGCCGCCGGCACCTCCCCCGGCGCGGGCGGTCCGTCCGTGTCGGCTTCCCCGGCCGGACGGGGGCCGGAGAGGAAGACGACGTGCAGGTCGGCGCGCTCGCCCGCCCGAAGCGCGGCGACGGCGTCGAGGAGCGGCTTCCGGTAACTCCGCTCCCCCAGCACGAGCAGGATCGACTTCATCACGATTCTCCCCTGGATGCCGGGTGAAAGGCCGGCGGGCCGCGTCACGCGCACGCCGGCTCCAGCCCGAGCATCTCCGGCAGGGTGGTCAGGGAGACGATCCGGTAGCGCAGCGTTCCCCCGGGCGTCGCCACCGAGATGCGGTCGCCGGCCCTGCGGCCCAGGAGCGCCTGGCCGACGGGCGAGGCGAGGCTCACCTGGTCCTCGTCGAGGTCGATCACGTCGCCGGTGACCAGCGTGTACGAGACGCGCTCCCGGGTGTCGAGGTTCTGGAGCACGACCGACGAGCCGAAGCCCACCCGGTCCACGGAGAGCATCCCGGCTTCCAGGCGCGGGAGCCCGGCCACGAGCTGCCCGAGACGCCGGATCTTCGTCTGCACCTCCCGCCGCTCCTCGGGCGTCGCGCAGTCAGCCCCGGCGAGCCCGGCCTTGAAGTCGTCCGTCAGCCGGCGCGACAGCCGCTCCAGCTCGCCGCCCAGCCGCTCCCTGACCTCCGCGATCATCTCCGACCTCCTGGTTGCGGTTGCGTCCAGCCCCTCCCCACTGCGTCGCTTCCACCCCGCCGCCGTCCGGCGCGGGCGTAGAAACGGCCGCCGGCTCCGGGCGCGGATTCGGCGGCGCTCTATCCTCCAGTCTCGCTGGAGGCGGATTCGTTACAGGCGCTCGGGAGCCTGGTGATCAGGCGCCCCGGGCGTCTCATCCCAGATCCCACGATTGATTGCGCAATCTCGTACGGAAACAAAGAAGATGTCATCCTGAGGAAGCGTCCGCCGATCCTCGCGTCTACACCGATGCCTGGACGCTTCCGAAGGATCTATGGCCTGCACTGCGTAGATCTTCGCAACGCGGGCCATAGATCCTTCGGCCTGCGAGCATTCGCGCGGACGCGGCTACGGTCTGGCCGGCCTCAGGATGACACCTTTTCTGTAATGCACATTCAGTCTCGGGAACTGGTATCACGGCCGTCAGTCCGCGGCGGCGGCCACCTCCATCGCCGGCTCCGGCTCCTCGCGCGCGGCGGCCTCCGGCGCGGGCTCGCCGCCTTCCTCGTCCGGCCGGAGCGTGCCGGGGAGCAGCAGGACCGGGCAGGGGAGGCGGCGCAACAGGAGCGCGCGGGAGTTCTTCCGGGAATCCGGCGAGCCCGCGACCCCGCACCCCGGCCCCAGCAGG includes:
- a CDS encoding GreA/GreB family elongation factor; protein product: MIAEVRERLGGELERLSRRLTDDFKAGLAGADCATPEERREVQTKIRRLGQLVAGLPRLEAGMLSVDRVGFGSSVVLQNLDTRERVSYTLVTGDVIDLDEDQVSLASPVGQALLGRRAGDRISVATPGGTLRYRIVSLTTLPEMLGLEPACA